The Armatimonadota bacterium genome includes a region encoding these proteins:
- a CDS encoding LapA family protein: MLAVLLVLAVLAVLLVLSNAHDVTPVSLRLAFWWLPPTTVPVAIVGALFVGAAIAGLPMLVANVLLRRRVAHLEQSAARTAPATVEDTQRIGSGHGA, translated from the coding sequence TTGCTGGCCGTCCTCCTCGTACTGGCCGTGCTGGCGGTGCTGCTCGTTCTGAGCAACGCGCACGACGTCACGCCGGTATCCTTGCGGTTGGCCTTCTGGTGGTTGCCCCCAACCACGGTGCCGGTGGCGATCGTGGGTGCGCTGTTTGTGGGCGCTGCGATCGCGGGGCTGCCCATGCTGGTCGCCAACGTGCTGTTGCGTCGGCGGGTGGCCCACCTGGAGCAGTCGGCCGCCCGGACCGCGCCCGCAACCGTGGAGGATACGCAGCGCATCGGATCCGGACACGGAGCATGA
- a CDS encoding ABC transporter permease has protein sequence MRYALEHPDVVLTLLGQHAWLVLVSLGIAAAIALPLGVAAVRVRGLRGPLLAVLGVLYTVPSLALFVLLIPLMGLGRLPAVTALVTYAQIILVRNVVVGLDAVDPAVVEAARGMGMSPWQTFWRVEFPLGLPVMLAGLRVAVVAVIAIAAVAAFINAGGLGVLLFQGVSQGHRDKIVTGAMAVSSLALAASAAVRALEQRAARPLR, from the coding sequence CTGACCCTGCTGGGACAGCACGCCTGGCTCGTGCTGGTGTCGCTGGGCATCGCGGCGGCGATCGCCCTGCCACTGGGCGTCGCCGCGGTTCGCGTGCGGGGTCTGCGCGGACCGCTGCTGGCGGTGCTCGGCGTGCTGTACACGGTCCCGAGCCTGGCGCTGTTTGTATTGCTGATCCCGCTGATGGGCCTCGGCCGTCTGCCCGCGGTCACCGCGCTGGTGACGTACGCGCAGATCATCCTCGTGCGCAACGTCGTGGTGGGACTGGACGCGGTGGACCCGGCGGTGGTGGAGGCCGCGCGGGGCATGGGGATGAGCCCCTGGCAGACCTTCTGGCGGGTCGAATTCCCCCTGGGTCTGCCGGTGATGCTCGCCGGGCTGCGGGTCGCCGTGGTCGCCGTGATCGCCATCGCAGCGGTCGCCGCGTTCATCAACGCCGGAGGGTTGGGCGTGCTGCTGTTCCAGGGTGTGTCCCAGGGCCACCGGGACAAGATCGTCACCGGCGCGATGGCCGTATCGTCGCTGGCACTGGCGGCCAGCGCAGCCGTGCGCGCTCTGGAGCAGCGCGCCGCCCGACCGCTCAGGTGA